CATCCAGGCGCTAGACACTCTTCACAGCAAGGCGTCCATGAATATAACAGCTGGTGGTGTGGGATACTCCTATGTGAACATACGAATGAAGAGCGAGAGGGGGCGAGGACTCGCCTATGATATCGGAATCTATGTACAAGATTacttttatcattaaataattaagtttttacgTGGTTTTGATTATTGgcctttttaaatacttgttcATAATGTAAATATGTGCGTGTGAACTGAGGGACCACACCGGAATTCGCGAAATAGGAATCCTAGGATTTAGTAGTAGttagatttaaaacaattgtagaACGAACCTgggaatttgtaaataaatatattaaaaactacgACCCATAAAGTGTGGTCCCTCAGTTCTCACATACGATCAGTCAGATCTCAGAAAgtgtcttaaaaaatatgaatacagtTCATAACAAATATAATCCATAAATATGGATAAagtttctaaaattatttctaattatttaagGCTAGGAAAACGAttgttttatatcatatttttcaaaGGACTTATGTGAAAATAAATCCAGACAGTCTTTTTTCTCTTTCTCAATTTTCGTTAGGAAGGCCATTTTGGAAgttacccaaagggtaaaaaccaCAAAAACGGCTTCCTGAAACTAAAACTCTGCTTTGGTCACATAGCAGAGTGCGATTGACCTGTCGGTGACCATCAGCATGTATCTCACGTACCTTTATAGCTAGACAGTCGCAATTTCACAGATGCTGAACGCTATTAcgatgaatgaaaaaaaaatacaaacctaGGAGGAGCACGCCTAGCACAGTCATAAATTAGaccatttttttcataaataataacgtatatttagcctatttgtacgaaacctcAGTaacgcgagtccgactcgcatttAGCTGTTGTTTATGATTTATAGTGCCCTAAGCAGGACAGTTCTAAGTTCTTAGTCATAAATGAGGAATATGGCTTTTTTTAATAGCAACTTaagcttattataatttatcaatatttataaataaaacaacaagttatttaacttaatttcctttaattaaaaatcctggTTTAAATAATCACTGTACTCTTTCTCTATTGCTTTAACAGCGACATCTGTTGTCAACAGAACGTTTTGTCTTCTCAAGTTATCGATCAACGCCATCTGTCGGTCGCTGCGagtgtttaacattttaatgtgcGCCTCTAGCCGAGAGATGGCGTGCTGGTGCGAGGATGAAAGACTGCGAGATGATTCGCGAAATTCCTGAAAATATGAGAAACAAGAACGATAAAATGTTGGTGAGGTTCGAAAAGAATAGAATCAAGTAGTGAAATGGTCTAGCAGCTTTCAAACTCTGTGCTTAATCAAACTACATAGACCtgttattatctatactaatatataaaactgcagtttgttagtttgtttgaacgcgctaatctcaggaactactggtccaaattgaaaaattctttttgtgttgaatagaccattcatcgaggaaggctcaaggctataaaccatcacgctgcgactaataggagcgaaggaaaatgtgaaaaaaatagggcaggtataaatcataacttatatcttctacccacggggaagaagtcgcgggcaacagctagtaactagATATTTATTGCGACCTCGCCTTAAATCGGCTAGTAAATAATGAATGTATGTGTGAACAAATTTACTTCCTAAATTAAAGACCAAAGACAAAAACAATACCTTTTCAGATCGTTTCGCGATTTCGATCAGCTGTTTAAGATTATCAATGGTCTCCTGTTGGGAGGCGGCCTTCGCTTCGACACTCGCACACTTGATCCTGTACCGCTTCAGTTCGCaagtcagtctgtctgtctcgccACGCTGTTCTTTATATTGCTTCTCCTTTTCCTGAAAGaaggatattatttatttttttattggtgacCTGTGGTAGACATTTGGTGTGCGATTTGAGTGACATATATTACTTTAACCTAAAAAGTGATAATTGTAGGCTATTTATCGAGTTTTGTGTAggtttagtggttagtagctatgactgctataccggaggtcttaggttcgattcccacccaggacgaatgtttgtatgatgagcacaatattttttttttaaggcgctcgcattaaggaatttaatccttgtgtcacgaggggtttcacaaacattaaagttacatacacaaacacacccagactcagtccaagcattcgtagatcacacaaacagAAATCCTACGccgggatcgaactcgcgagaCGTAGTgctcagtggttttggcgtggtgacatcaACCACTCCGCTATCCGTGCATCCGTATTATACTCACATTATATTTTGCCTGTAGCACCATAGACTTGGCTTTCATATCAGCTGTGGCCGCCCTCAAGTTGTTAGCCTTGTTAAGTAGACTCAGCCTCTCGCTCTCTAACTCAGCCAGCTGAGTCAAGTGACCGTCACATTGGGATGCctgtgaaaaaaataactactaaaTAACAGGCTAAGTGGGATTCGGACTCGGGAAAGTGAGGGTTCAGTACAAAAAGGCCAAAGAAAAAGAGTGGTGAAAAAATTGAgggtaaacaaataaatatctttgcTCAACTTTATGACCATGACaaaaagtacttaatatttaattttagtattgttAATGcggcaaaagaaatacatcacttgtgaaaaaaagagttttgaaaaaaaaaaacatttagttatTACAATTGATGAGATAACGCCTGGTAAGAGacggacaaacggacagacaaagGTGTCTTTTTAAAAGGACAAATAGAACCCtaaagatacagcctggtaagcCTACTAGGCAAAAGAAGCGTTCGTCGTCCGGGAGAAAGATGGGTAGACgatatagtaaaggtctcgggtcgagtctggatgaggctggcacaggaccttAGAAATTAACACGAGATagaggaggcctatgcccagggccccgattctgctattaacaatagccgatgaatgactggtaattgaattaaatttgtaatttttcctattctcttaagcatttttccaacaaaattattgaaaattcgTTGTATTGACCTTGATAGTAGCATCCcatactgaattattttttgtgaatatgaaTCAAGAAATTTTCATTCACtcgtcggccattgtaaatagcagaataggggcccagcagtgggaggacaaaggctgtggctGGATGATGATGCTGATGAACCTTACCTTTTTATCTATAGTTCTCTGTAGATTGTCAATCTGTTCCTGCATCAGCTTAACTTTTGATGAGAGGAACTTGCATACACTTTCTATAGTTGGCTTTTCTGGAAATATATGAACACAACTTTAAAAAGTTAGAATGTAGGATTGAATTTAAGTTGTGTGTtggatacatatttaatttaattataggaaactagctgttgcccgcgacttcgtccccgtgggtagaagatataagttatgatttatacctgccctgcttttttcaaattttctattgcatctttgctcctattactctaaagccttcctcgatgaatggtctattcaacacaaaaagattttttcaatttggaccagtagttcctgagtttagcgcgttcaaacaaacaaacaaacaaactcttcagctttatatattagtatagaagtatagatatgaagtatatagtttttaaatctttatttttatgaagaagGCATAGGTAAAGAGAACTTTCCTAAAAAGTTGCAATTAATTACAGGCTTGATACactatataaaagtaaatgttaaccaaacatttttattacttttcttgaaatttattaggataatagattttatttcagTATGAAAAAATGTACAAGAgacatgaaaaatacaaaaacaattaattatctaaACTGTGTTACCACAACAAAAATTAccttttaaaaacgactccggCAAAACTTTCTCCTTAACATTAACAGTTACAAAGGCATACAAAAACTCCGAGCCATCACTTCTATCTCTCatattaacattaatacaacaattacaaacatttctcatctttaaattacattcatcatcattctCATCACAACCACTATTTTGTGTCCCATTTTTAAAATTGGACTCCTCTGCTTGGTTATTTTGTTGATTGCCACCATTTTGTAttttagctttgtttttttgttttggtttggTATGAGTAGGCGAAGGCGTTGTTGCATTCTGCTTGTGAGCATCacagttatgtttttttgttgtatgtATTGGAGATAGAGTGAGGGTTTGAGAGAATTCCGAGAATATATCCTTTTTTTgctgaaacataaataaatttggaattaaagaaatatataatttcatgGCTAAAAGGtcaaaatgaaaactttaactgtgttttttaatatagaCCTACATGCCTATGAGGATAGTCAAATTTATGTGGTGCCAGCAcacaagttttctttttaattattttaaactataattttgttaatgaaatTAGACTGAATATTTAGGAAAAACTATATACATTGAAAGCAACCTACTGCTAATTGAAGACcccttcatttattttatttaaaactcttacactaagaaatttaatccttgtattgcaAGAAgcttacaaacattcaagtcacaagcacaaacacacccagactcaggacaagcgtttgtggatcacaaatAGGGTAGTCCCGGATGGATGTTGAGAGACTCTGAGCATGTGTTTAGTGTGGTGATCTCAACTACACCATGCGGACAGCTGAGTAGGTGTCTGTGCAGTCAgcctttatttattacattatcttTTGTCTCTTGCCTCTCTATTTCTATTTCTGCCACTTTTTTATATCTATGTCACTTCATAGAACCCAAACTATggctaattataaaataataaaatctagaCTCTCCATAGTaaccaaatttaataaaatggcTTCCTGAACAATATCAGCATTAGGGGCCTAGAAAGTAATACCATTTAGGGTaaactacatttaatattagtGAAAAAGAATTGTTTGTTTACTGGCAAATTAAAACGTTCGTAACGGCCTTTTAAGAAAGCTGcggcaaataaatataacaaaagttttaaaataatctactttTATCACACAATAACTTTTGTTTGCACGCAGCACATTTATGCATTGTTAGATAATTTAACTAGCTAATAACTACGTTTTAGATAGTGTTAAAATCTGTTAAATACTCCTTGGTGCATTACAACCACATCAACAAGTTGTTGTTCAAAGATAaggcaaagaaaaatattgacattgCAAAGAAAACTAACCATAGCATGCTCGATCTCTTTCATCAAACTCTCGGTTTTTTTCTCGAGTTGTTTGTTGAGTTTCTTGAACTCGTCCTCACGCGCTAACAAGTCTAAAGAGtccattttattactttatatacAGTTATAACCGATAGGACGCCATGCAATGACATTTATCAGTATTATACCACAGAATTATGATAAACATCATACCTTTGTTCCGCAAAGATGTCAGGTGGTTCTGAATTTAGTTGGTTTATCACGTAATCAAATAAACGGCGTTGCTATGGTTACTTGATGCATTTGATAAAAGTAAGTCAAAACAGATTCTTCGATGCAGTCAACTCAGTAACTTTTAAACGCATTTGGTTAACTTGTTATCGTTGTAAACTATCGGTAACTACTACTACTCATAATAATTATCgagttaaattaattgattaatggTTTGCAATTAGTTTTGTCGTATTCTTTGATGTTAATGAGAATGTGCTGCCACCTAGTGATCACGCAAGAAAGACTTCTAGAACATTACATGTGTCAAAAACAGCTGGTTAGCGGCCAATCAGAGACAAGCTGCTAATGTCAATATGTTTTCTTTGAacgtacacacacacatacaagtACTTGTTGACACATTGCTTTGTTTCCATATGATTTAGATTGGAAAAATCCTTAAATTTATCATGAAATAAACGTGTCCCTCCTTAAGGTATATAAAAGAAATGGTTGTTTGTCGAAAAACTGCATTGAAATATCATCTGCATTGTCCGTAATTCTAATCAAGGTCGTTACACTCAGAGCGAGAGGTACGACGTGGGAAGAAGATAGATATATTTGTAACAGTGTGCGACAGAGATTTTCAATCGATTTACCAATGAGAACCGACTTAACCCAGCTGACATCTTAGTGTGCCACTGTTGCGAGCGAATATTGGACGCTCGCTCTTGCGACTGCCgaatttgcattaaaaatcTCAAATTTGGACTGCGTTTTCGCGTCCGGACATTGATTAAACagtgtaataatgtattttaagagaaaaagaaaCGATTACCGGAGTGTTATATTATAGCCCAGGTGTTTACAAGTGGGGACAAACGAATTAGTTTGCGGCTTTAAAAggtaaatctattttaaatacttgtaacaTATGTTTGGATATATCATTTTTCCTTTTTCGTACATGTGTATCGTAATCTAGGCTCTTTAGAAAGTTAATTGACATGTAGTTTATAGTAAGAATGATATTCATTTGCGTTGAACGTGGTGGTACCACATCACATACGTGGAAAGTGGTTTTTTAAATCGGTGGTGTTACGTTTAACAGTACAGAAGTTCTGTATTGcgtaaataagttaataaatacaatttctaaGCGTCGTCCGTGTTTTAAACGAACGTGTTACGTGTATTAACATGCctcttcaatacaaaataataataaaagtcagCTGTTCACATAATAGCTGCAACAAAGAgccattttacttttttttttaaataaacaagctTCGTCAGGTCATTTCGGGTCCAGCCTGTCCCGTTAGTGCTGTGCAATAGTCAATATAAATGTATCGATAAGTTTTTTAGTCCGTTTTTCTTTGTTCAGTATTTGTTACTAAAattgttgttataaaattagAGTAAATCGTGTTCGTTTAATTGCGTACTTCGTGTAGTTCgctaatgacgtcatttttgAGGAAATTGCTTTAGCGTTGAAAATTACTTTCTAATGGTacatgttgaatttattatagaAACTGAATTTTGCTAGTCTAATAGGTATTTAACAGTTCTATTGAattgtaatgttaaaaaaacatgattattttgCGGATTTACTAATTTTTACACTGATCATTAGTCAAGTAATGAATTACCATCTGAGTTTATGGCTTTGAAAATGAGACATTATGCCACCAATTATGTATatcttcatatttataaaaacgtacAAATTATTAAGATCACCGTTTAAAAATCGGTTATCTATTTATACTTGTAGTTAAGTTCTGTGAAACTGACCCAGTGAcctatttacttactttttaatgacaacgactttttttttaatctgtaggtatcaatataattacaaaaacttttacacCTACCTACCGTACGTGTTTTGCTGTCAGTGTGGTAACATAATGTGAAATTACCACGTGTAGGTATGTACGTtgatgtttaaaacattttagtggGTAACACAGTATCCcataaactggttgtcagaaacGTAATGAGTTTAGCGGTTGTCaaagatttaataatttaggacagcattattaaatttgaagGTTCGTAAATTTTTTGGTGttcagaataatattttgtgtatggAATCGTATACGTGTATGAACAGAGGACATACTCGTATTTGTAAAGCAGTATTTTTGACACATTTCTTCACAAACGCTGTCCCGATTTTTCTCAATAAAAGACGAAAATGTGTAGGCAGTTTCTTTACTTACAGATtcaaacctttaaataaatcttatagaatattattatgctttgCTTCCAGTTAGTAACACTGACTCGTGATTGCCACACTGCCAAACAAATAACATCACTGATCACACATGGTTTTAGAACAAGCATTGATCGCCACGTTTGACGCTTGCTCTGTGATTCTGTGATGTGTTGGCAATTTCATTCTTATTGACTCGGGTTTCATCATATTTCCCTGTTACCCTTGCAATGTGTCTTGCGCAATACTCGTTCCTTCTTTAGAGAAGAAAACGCCTTTGTAGACGCTTACTTCAATAGTATCTTCTGTTatgtatggttgatgtacaacgtGGTGTCAGAATCTTATACACCGCATATAGGCTTTCGATTTGGGTTTAATACCCTTTTGAGTTGGGGCTGAAATTCAAAATTCTCATGGGTGCCGGATGCCTCACTCAGTTAACAAGAGATAATGGCTTTGTACTACGCTCATGAATTCGAAAATTCATTGACAGGTACCAGGATTAGTACTTACGACCTCTTGACAGACTAACGGTCTTGTCACTAAGCTGTTACTGCTATGGTGACAACTACAGGGTAAATTGGTTCAATAAGGCCAGGAAAGACAGGCTATGACTGCTTCATTGGCCTATTATTTAAGGATGATAAATGATAGATATCAATAGAGGTAAAATATCTGAGTAGGAATATGTAACATTAGCTATAGGTTTTTGAATACTAACGGAAAATATAGCgtgatgatgaaaaaaatcactttcaCACAGGTTCGCGTGTACACAACGATGTACTTTCTAATTTTTGTGCTCGAATAGATATTATGTGTCTATTCCAAGGTGACATtaagttttcatattttatgtgCATTGTTTTATGAATTCCGTTTAAATAATCAACATTTCCATGCTATCGAGTTATCGAATACAGTCACATTGTACATCTATCATaggattatttaaaaataaccgaCATTGCCGTTGCAAAACAAATTTTGCTTATTTGTGATATTTGTTATAATACACTTCCGACAGAGGCCTTCCCAAAAGCTTTCCATTTTGCCTATTTCTCTCCGTAGTCATATACTCTGGACTCCGCCTTCTTGAGACCGTCTGCCCGTCTTTTTGTTCGTCGCCCTTTACTTCTTTTCCTGAATAACTTGGATACCCTAAATCCCGTCCACCTAAACCTCAACTAACGTCTACAACCTCTACATCTGTGGAAGTGCTAAAATACCTGGTCTGACAGACCTACAAAAACCTtcgtattaaaaactttttgattattaCAACCTTGAAACCATATTTTTGATTAATGAGTTATAATATATCAATGCCATCTAGATTTTATCTGTACAAATtatcgattaaaaatatttccaacaAAATGCAACTTTGTGATGTCATTAGCAAAGATTATAGGGAAACGATGGTATCATTAaacatgtaataattataatgtgttaTCATACAATGTACCAATATACAATGTacctatttttaatgttgattgcAGGACAATTtttccatataaaatattacctacatgctaaatatattttctattcgTGTACCTATAGTATTGTAATAACGAGATAAAAAATTAAGCGGTGCCTACCAAGGTTAATGCCTGGATTGGTGAGCATTTTGTAGACATCTAGAATTGGAAACCTCTCTAAACCGGCGATAAGAATGTAAACCCGGTTATCCTGACTGTAAAACACGgagaaataattacaaatccGAGTACCAGTCCCATAATAGGATACTGTGTTATCCAGTAACAAATTCAAATAGTGAgctctttaaaaaatactcaaacatCTACAagataattgtaaaaataatttacacctatctcttcatattttttcatcGATATCCATAAAATACTTGAACGCACTATCCACTG
This genomic window from Trichoplusia ni isolate ovarian cell line Hi5 chromosome 21, tn1, whole genome shotgun sequence contains:
- the LOC113504223 gene encoding testis-expressed protein 9, which produces MDSLDLLAREDEFKKLNKQLEKKTESLMKEIEHAMQKKDIFSEFSQTLTLSPIHTTKKHNCDAHKQNATTPSPTHTKPKQKNKAKIQNGGNQQNNQAEESNFKNGTQNSGCDENDDECNLKMRNVCNCCINVNMRDRSDGSEFLYAFVTVNVKEKVLPESFLKEKPTIESVCKFLSSKVKLMQEQIDNLQRTIDKKASQCDGHLTQLAELESERLSLLNKANNLRAATADMKAKSMVLQAKYNEKEKQYKEQRGETDRLTCELKRYRIKCASVEAKAASQQETIDNLKQLIEIAKRSEKEFRESSRSLSSSHQHAISRLEAHIKMLNTRSDRQMALIDNLRRQNVLLTTDVAVKAIEKEYSDYLNQDF